AGAAAGTACATTAGATGACAATAATAGCACATTTCTTTTGCTACTTTGACTGAGATATGCATAACACAGCTGTGTTGAGGGTCCTAGATATTTGTTCTTATAAACTCACTCACAAAGAGAAAGGTCCTAGATATGTTTGCATACCCTTTTGCTTTCATCCATGTCAGCTTTGTTCCCCACCAGTATCTTGTTAACATTGTCTGAGGCATGTTGCTCAATGTTATGAATCCAATTCTTAATATCTGAAATTAGAACAAGCTGGATAAATATTCCGAATGAGAAAGATtttgaagagaaaagcacaTATCTCCAAATTTTAAACCGAAGCAACAAGTGGAAACTTTACTGTTGAATGAAGATTCGTCTGTAACATCATAAACTAGCAATATGCCCATAGCACCACGATAGTAAGCTGAAAATAAAGATATGGAATTTAGTAAAGATTGCCACAATAAAATACATCACAAATATTCTCGTTGGTAACATGATTTTAACACCAGTGGAGAATAAAAGAAATCTAGAGTAGCATCAATAAAACAGTACCAATCAACTGGATACATGGACTTTAATTGTGACACATCAAAACACCAAAATAGCAGGTACCACAAATGAAATTACATTTAACATAATCCAAAAAGAGGTTCACTAGTGATCTTTACATTAACAACTGATCAGTCAGTTTTGAAAAAAGTCCACACGGAAGATGCTCCCAGAAACTTCTTTGCTATAAATTCTGCAAGgtttgcaattgaagcattggaGTATAGACTTATTTAGACTTAGGCAAAGGACTGAAATTCGGGCGACTTGACTTTTATCTTAATCCTAGGATTTACAAATTAGAAATAACTTTGAATTTGAATTGTGAACTACCCATTATAGTTTGCCGCAGCAGTTTTTACATTGAATAACCATTATGGTATTTCTCACTTCTCAGAGCTTACTTTATCTATCTGTTTTATTTTCCTTCTCCCTATAatctttttatcatttttattcttCTTCATATTCGTTTCTCTTTTTCCCTCAACCTTTTCATCCTGAATCACTGAGTGTCACAAATGCCATTGGAAAGCAATGTCTTTCCACGTGACACATACAAACAGTAAAAGATAATACAAGGACGTGTATGGATCGTATATCTTACCAGTTGTAATTGTTCGGAACCGCTCCTGACCTGCAGTATCCCAAATTTGGAGCTTGATCCGCTTTCCATCCAGCTCAATGGTCCTTATCTTAAAGTCAATGCTGCATCAGGAAGATAGACTCTGAGATTTTAGGGAAACTTCACGCATACAAGACTCCACACTTCTACAACTAAATTGTAAAAAACTCACCCTATGGTTGTAATGAAACTAGTTGTGAAAGAACCATCGGAGAAACGCAGAAGAAGACAACTCTTTCCAACACCTGCAAACAAGAGTATCAGATCAGGTTTGTGCAAATTAAGGACTTTATAAGCCAAATTACTATTTATACTCTTGCAATTTCTACGGCCAcaatatttttcatttctatGTAGTCTATAGTAAACCTTCTACTCAACACATCCtgtaataaaaaataacataaaggGTAGAAGAAACTATGACATATATCATATTGGAGTGAAGAATCAGGCATGGGAAAACAGTTCGTGTAAAACACCAACTGAAGACATACTTCTTCTTTTCTCTAGAGCAAAATTCAAGAAATTAGAGCTTCAGCTTACAAGCATTTTGCAGAAGCTACCAGTTATGAGGTACGGACATTTCTTCTTCTTAATGTGTCAGAGTAGTGAACACACTTCAAAGCCATACAACACTAATATGACATGTGCAAGACACTCCTCATAATGTCCTttattaaaaaatcattttctaAAGGCTTGGACATGTGTTAGACACAGCTGGGACACCTCTCAAACACTTAACTGACATTCCAACTGTGGCTTGACACTTGAAGTACATTGCTTGCATTGAAAAACTtccattttgttttctttataaTTTTCAGACTTTTATATATTCATGAGAGGTATCAACTAAGTAAGTGAGAGAAATGATTCTGATCAAACCATATGGTTGATATTAAAGGTGTGTTTCATTATCAGTTTGCACTGATACTAACAAACTTTCACAAGCACTTCAACACAAAACATAAACGTAACTCTTCTTATGAAATAGGATAAAAGTTTTCCCATTTTATGCTCAACTAGTATTCAAATAGACACTAACTCCTCTCATGGAGTTAATATGTGTATGTACGAGGGCATGATGTGTCCCAATTTCCCATGTTTTACACATTGTTTGAGCGGGTTTGTCCGCATCATCCGGTGTCGTTATCTCTGTCCTTGCTTTACAGATTGGTCATGGCCCAATTTGATGCGTGACATCACACATCACTGTATCAAGGAGAACAGAAAGGCTCAAATTTACACAATGGCACAAAAAGACTTGCCCGGAATAGGATCAAAAGGAATTCGCAATTCAACCCTTTGGCACCTTAATTGTATTAAGGAGTAGCAGAAACAATTATTCAATTGCTCCCTCAAACTAGGtcatgaaaagattcaagtctAAAATTAAGTACATTTGCCTCAAACTAGGTCATGAAAGATACATTAGAGATAAAATCAGAACAAAAATTACCAAAAGAAAACTCTTCCAATTGTAAGGGGAAAAATCAAAAAGTTGACCTAAAATTAAACAGAACATCCACAGCATTGTGAGAGACTTACCACTGTCGCCAATCAAGAGAAGCTTTATGAGGTAATCGTAATCCGCACGAGCCCTAGCCGGTGGAGCAGCCATGAACTTTGAATCAAACGATGAAGGGAAGTTCCTattgaaaaaacaaagaaatgaaaTCAATTTCACGTTAATTCAGAAAATGAAAACCAGATCTGAAACGGAAAGGGAAATGGGGGAGAGAAAAGGGATCTCCACTAGAAAACCAGATACAAAACCTTGAAGTTCTTCTAAGCTTTTTCGGCTATGGTGGTGGGTCGCTAAAGTGCGCACTCTTTCAGCCTCTTCCTACCACAGGTGCGCACTGTTATTGAGAAACAGCAACAGGATTCAAGAGACAACAAAAGGAAACAACAACAAAGGTTTCTATCGAATTTCCAACAACAActgatgataataataataataataatatatagtgtTTTAATCTGACATtgtcaaataaaaaaacaaattatttatTGGTGAATTTGGTACAAGTGGCGTTACATGACTGGCATTGTTCTGTGCCTTCGCATTGCCAGCTAATATT
This portion of the Lotus japonicus ecotype B-129 chromosome 3, LjGifu_v1.2 genome encodes:
- the LOC130743362 gene encoding ras-related protein RABE1c-like, whose amino-acid sequence is MAAPPARARADYDYLIKLLLIGDSGVGKSCLLLRFSDGSFTTSFITTIGIDFKIRTIELDGKRIKLQIWDTAGQERFRTITTAYYRGAMGILLVYDVTDESSFNNIKNWIHNIEQHASDNVNKILVGNKADMDESKRAVPTSKGQALADEYGIKFFETSAKTNLNVEEVFFSIARDIKQRLADTDSSKTEPTGIKINPQDKGSAGEAAQKSACCG